Genomic window (Bacteroidia bacterium):
TGCGTCCAGGATTGGCTGGATGAGCGCAGGAATAATGCTGGCACTGGGGATAGCGGCTATCATCGCTGCGGTTACCTACACGGCAGGTGATAAACCTTATGGCTACGCTGGGCTTGGAGATATTTCGGTATTCCTGTTTTTCGGGATGCTGGCGGTTCCGGGTTCGATATTTCTGCAAAAAGGTTCGCTCTCTGCTGTTGATTTTCTTCCTGCTGCAGCTTATGGTTTGCTAAGTACGGCAGTGCTCAACGTGAATAATATGCGTGACATTGAAACGGACCGCATCGCAGGTAAACATACTATCCCCGTGAGAATAGGACGGGATGCCGCAAAAAGCTACCATTTTCTGCTGGTTGGAGGAGCGTGTTTTGCCTTGATCGTTTACTCAGTACTCATGGCGGAACATTGGGTGAACTGGTCTTATCTTCCGGTGTTTCTGCTGTTCGGTATTCATATATTAGGCATAATGAAGACCAACAGGCCGGCAGAGTTTAATCCTTACTTAAAACAACTTGCGCTTATCACTTTTGCCCTGTCTATGGTTTTTGGCGTGTGCCTTTTGTTCTGAGCTCTTGCAGTTGATATTTCTGCGACCGGGCCGAATCCCCCAGCCCATAATTTTGAGTTAACACAATTGCTTACGTTTGCCATTAAGGTATAATTATGAAAGCTTCATTTACAAAATATACGCTCCGCTTTAAACAAGCCGCTGGCACTTCCAAAGGTGTGCTGAATGACAAAGTCTCTTACTTCATTTTTCTGGAAGAGAATGGCATAACCGGTATTGGCGAGGCTTCTCTGATTCCGGGCATCAGTCCTGACGATCCTGGAATAATGCCGGGCAAGCTGGCTGAAGTATGTCAGCACATTAACAGCGGAATCTCGCCCCTTGAGGTGGACGATCTGAATACTTTTCCTTCTATTCGCTTTGCCCTGGAAACGGCCAGGCTGGATCTGAAACATGGCGGAATGCGGCAGCTATTCTCCAGTGAGTTTGCCAGGGGAGAACAACAGCTTCCTATCAATGGCCTCATCTGGATGGCAGAACCGGATAAAATGCTGCAACAAATACAAGACAGGATTTCAGAAGGCTTCCGCGTCATTAAAATGAAAATAGGATCCCTGGATTTTGAGCAGGAACTGAAACTGCTGAAGCAGGTTCGGAAAGAATTTTCGGCAGATGAAATTGAAATTCGCCTGGATGCGAACGGTGCATTTCAGAAAGAAGATGCGCTGAGTAAACTTAAGGAATTATCAGAATTTAAAATTCACTCAATAGAGCAACCCATCCGGCAGGGACAATGGCAAAGTATGGCCAAACTATGCTCAGCCTCGCCTATTCCCATAGCGCTTGATGAAGAGCTGACAGGAATTATCGGCTCCGGAATGAAGCAGAAGTTGCTCCAGGCGATTCAGCCTTCATATATCATTTTGAAATTATCGCTCACGGGAGGATTCATTGCAGCGCGGGAATGGATAAAAGCAGCGGAAAAAGAGAATATTGGCTGGTGGATAACCTCCGCCCTGGAGAGCAACATCGGGCTGAACGCCATTGCACAGTTTGCAGCCGCAAATGATGTAACGATCCCGCAGGGACTTGGAACCGGGAAATTGTTTGTCAATAATATTTCCTCTCCCCTCGAAATTAAAAATGGCTTTTTGTACCTGAATCCAGAAGGGAGTTGGGACCTTTCCCCTGTACTCAGTTCTGAATTTCGGGAAAAACAATAGGTGCAGGTTCCTGTTTTAAGCTGCTCAGAAATGTGCGTATTTAATGCAAGTACCTGTGCGGTATAATCTTCAATCCGGCTTTAATAGACAAAACATTAAAATGGGAGCAAACGATGCCTACGAGCTTGTAACGGATAAACTGTACAACTGGCTGGAGACGTTGATTGCTATGCTGCCGAATTTGCTGTTGGCGGTGCTGATCATGGTCACATTCGTTTTTGTTGCCAAGTTGGTCAGGAAATTATTCGTCAGGTTGCTGGGAAAGGTGAGTCAGAATGAAAGCATTAATCAGCTTGTGGGAACCATCCTTTACATAGCTGTGATGATACTCGGCCTTTTTATCGCTCTTGGCATTCTGAATCTGGATAAAACGGTGACTTCTTTATTGGCCGGAGCCGGTATTATCGGTTTGGCGCTAGGGTTTGCATTTCAGGATATTGCGGCTAATTTCATGTCGGGTATTTTAATGGCGCTGCGAAAGCCAATTCGTATTGGAGATGTAATCGAATCAAAGGAATTTTTTGGAACCGTTCAAAGTATTAGTTTACGATCTACCGAGGTAATGACTCCACAGGGTCAAATGATCCTTATTCCAAACAAAGAGGTTTTTCAAAATGCCATTATCAATTATTCAAAATTAGGAAAGCGAAGGATTGATCTTGAAATCGGAGTATCATATGGTGAAGACCTTGAGAAAGTAAAACAGGTGACCATCGAAGCCATCAGCAAGCTTGAAGAAGTAGACAAGGACCGCGCTGTGGAAGTGATGTACACTGGATTTGGCGATAGCTCCATTAATTTCGATGCGCGCTACTGGATCAGCTTTACCCGCCAGGTGGATTACCGCTCAGCATTGAGCAATGGCATTATGGCCGTGAAGAAGGCTTATAATGAAAATGACATCACAATACCGTTCCCTATCAGGACCCTGGATTTTGGTATTAAAGGAGGGGAAAAGCTCAATGAAATATTGGATGCGACAGAACTCAGCAAGCAGCGTAATGGCCGTCAAATAAGTGAAGGCACCGCAAAAGGCGGGAAAGATTAATTGATAGCGTAATCCGCGTATTGAGCTTTAAAATCTTCGTAAACGCGGGTAATTCCATCCCGCAAGGAAATCTGTGCTTCAAAACCCATTTTGGTTAGCTTGCTTACGTCCAGCAGCTTTCTTGGTGTTCCGTCCGGTTTGGAGGTGTCGAATTTTAATTCACCCTCAAAACACACGATGTCTTTTACCAGCAGCGCCAGTTCCTTAATGGAGATGTCCTTTCCTGTACCAATATTCACGATTTCAGGCTCATTATATTTCTCCATAAGGAATAAGCAGGCAGCCGCAAGATCATCCACGTGCAGAAATTCTCTTTTGGGGGAGCCAGTGCCCCAAATCTCAACTTCCCGGTGGTTTGCAAGTTTAGCCTCATGAAATTTGCGGATGAGTGCAGGCAGTACATGCGAATTCTGCAGATCGTAATTGTCGTTTGGCCCGTAAAGATTGGTGGGCATCACTGAGATAAAATTGCTGCCGTACTGGTCATGATAAGCCTGGCACATTTTAATGCCGGCAATTTTTGCGATGGCATAGGCCTCGTTCGTGGGTTCCAGTTTTCCAGTGAGGAGGTAGTCCTCTTTCATAGGTTGCTCCGCAAATTTGGGATAGATGCAACTGCTTCCCAGGAACAAAAGCTTTTTCACTCCATTTTGATGGCTTTGATGGATGATGTTGTTTTGCAACTGGATATTATCATAAATAAAATCCGCCTTATAATTATTGTTGGCCATGATGCCGCCCACTTTGGCAGCCGCCAGAAATATGTATTCAGGTTTTTCAATTTCAAAGAATGTTTCTGTTGCTGCCTGGTTTCGCAGGTCTAATTCGGCTGAAGTGCGGGTGATAATATTTAAATAACCCTTCCTGTTAAGCAGCCTGACAATTGCCGAACCCACCATACCGCGATGACCTGCCACATATATACGTGCTGATTTTTCCATTATTCAAAATAATTAAGCGTTTGATATCCTCCTTTTTCGAGGTACTTCTCTCTTTTCATCACTTCCAGGTCAGCATGTACCATTTCCTTTACCAGGGCCTTCAATTCATATTTCGGTTTCCAGCCGAGTTTTTCATTTGCTTTTGTGGCATCTCCAATGAGCAGTTCCACTTCGGTAGGACGAAAATATCGCGGGTCAATGCTCACCACTTCCATTCCCCGTTTTAGCTCTGTATCTGTCAGGCCTAGATGTTCCAGCCTTTCTGTATCAACATCGCTGACGTATCCTTTTTCTGCTACGCCTTCTCCTGAGAACTCAATGGTGAAACCCAGTTCGCCAAAAGTCATGGCTACGAAATCGCGAACCGAAGTGGTTTTTCCAGTGGCAATTACGAAGTCTTCCGCCTCCTCCTGTTGCAGCATCAGCCACATGGCTTCCACGTAGTCTTTTGCGTGGCCCCAATCCCTCTTTGCACTCAGGTTTCCCAGGAAAACAGTCTCCTGTAATCCCAGCGCTATGCGGGCTGCTGCGCGTGTGATTTTACGCGTCACGAAAGTTTCACCACGAATAGGAGATTCATGGTTGAAGAGAATGCCGTTGGCTGCGAACATTCCATAAGCTTCGCGATAATTTACCACGATCCAGTATGCGTAAAGTTTTGCAACGGCATAAGGCGAGCGCGGATAAAAAGGAGTGTTCTCCGTCTGAGGAATTTCCCTGACTTTGCCATACAACTCAGAGGTAGAGGCCTGGTAAAACTTCGTTTTATCACTTAGCCCCAGCATTCTTACGGCTTCCAGCAGGCGCAATGTTCCTACGGCATCGGCATTGGCTGTATATTCCGGTGTCTCAAAACTCACGTGAACGTGGGACATGGCGGCCAGGTTATATATTTCGTCAGGCCTCACTTCCTGCACGATGCGGATCAGGTTGGTAGAGTCAGTGAGATCGCCATAGTGCAATTTAAAGCGAACCGATTTTTCATGAGGGTCCTGATATAGATGGTCAATACGCTCGGTATTGAATAAGGAACTGCGCCTTTTTATGCCATGAACTTCATAACCTTTATTCAGCAGCAGTTCGGCAAGATAGGCTCCGTCCTGGCCGGTTACGCCAGTAATTAAAGCAACTTTGGATTTACTCATTAAAATTGGTTGGATTTGGGACGCAAAGATATAAATGTAATGCTGGCTTTTCAACTGGAGAACGATCTGCATGAGTGCTCACTGTGCAGGGTGGGATTCTCCAGTTAGCTTCTTCAGATGGCAAGAAAAATCAGGGTTGATCCTGGGATCCTTATTTAGAATAAATCCTATCCTGATCCATTTCTGCTATCTCAACTGGAAGTTGAAGTGCATGGTGCCGAATTGTTCTTCGGGTGTGGTGGAGCTTCCGGGTGAGAACCTGGTTTCTTTGGCGGCCTTTTCAGCGAGTTGCCACAGGCGGGTGTCAGTGGTGGTGCTGCCTCTTAAAATGGCTTTTGCGGAGAGCACATTGCCTTGCTTATCCACTTTAATTTCCACTGCCACAATTCCTCTCACCTGGGTTTCGTCATTGATTTTCGGAGCTTTTACCATTTTGCGGCCTGTAAGGCTGAAGTTGATGCCTTCGCCTCCGAGTTCACTGCTTCCGCTGGCTCCTTTCTGATCGCTTTCCTTGCTGCCATCAGGATCGCCCGGTTTGTCGGGTCTGTTACCGGATCCGCCCTCGCCTGATTTCTGACCGGGAAACTCAAATGCCGGATTGGACTCTCTGGGAGGTTTTTTCGGCTGTTCATCCACTTGCTTATCTGATTCAGAAGTCGTCTCCTCCGGATTATCAGAAGGTTTTATCACTTCCTTTGTTACCTCGTTAGGCTGCTTTTCTTCCGGTTTTTTTTCTTCCGGTTTTATTACGGGCGCATCTTCCACATCCTGGGTTACAATGTCTTCTATAGGTTCCGGAACTGCATCTTCCACAGGTTGCTGAGATGCCTGCTCCGGCTGTACCTGCTCATCCTCAATTTCCTGCGATTCGGAAACGGCAGGTGCATCATCAGGCACTGGATTATCGCCCATGCTTTCGTTACCGAACTGCACTAAATATCCCTGCTCTGCGGGAAGCGGCAGAGGTGTAGTGAGTCCAATAAAAAGAAAGAGGATTAAGAGTGAAGCATAAAAGGCTGCGGTGATAATGGCAGAAGTCCTTTTATTTTTCTTTTCTAATTGTTGTTCTTCCTCTGTTACAATTGAATTCCGTGAAGTTTGCATCTGTATTAATAATTGAATCAATTATTTTCTTAAAACGATGAATCTGCAAAAATGATGTAACAGGGCGCTAAATTCCATAATTCAGAAAAAAGGAAAACGAAATTTATAGGTTTGAAACAAACAGGAGTTGCGGAAGAGATTACTCAGGCTCCGTTGCCAGAATGACTTTGGCGTTTAGTTCATTCGCCATTACCATCACTTTCACCACATAATCAATGGGTACGCTCTTATCGGCATTTACCACAATGGCCGGTTCTGCCGGAGCCGGAATTGCAGCAAGATCCTGCCGCATCTTGTTTTTAAGCGACTCCAGCGGGACCTTCTCATTGTCTATTATATATTCCAGATCAGGTGTAATATTTACGGTTACGTTCTGGGGAGTCATTGTAGTGCCGGTTGCCTTTGGCAGAAGAAGTTTCAGCGCATTGGGCGTAACAAATGACGAGGTCAGCATAAAAAAAATGAGCAGCAGAAAAATAATATCTGTCAAAGATGCCATGCTGAATTCGGCCCTGACCCTCGATCTTTTTTTAATAGCCATCGCTAAGCAGGTTCGTGAAGAATGTCTATAAACTCAACGGTAACGCCTTCCATACGGAAAACGACTTTCTCGATCATAGCCGTCAACAGGTTGTAGCCGATATATGCAATGATGCCCACGGCCAGTCCCGTTGCTGTGGTAATGAGGGCTTCATATATACCCCCGGCCAGCATGCCCGGATCAATGTTGTTGCCCGCATTGGCAAGATTGTAAAATGCGCGGATCATCCCGGTTACGGTACCCAAAAATCCGATCATAGGCGCAGCACCAGAGATGGTAGCCAGTGTGGCCAGATTCTTTTCGAGTTTGAATACCTCCAGGTTTGCTGCATTTTCTATGGAGGCTGCAATATCTTTTAACGGATTCCCGATACGCGTCAGCCCTTTCATGATCATTCGTGATGAAGGCGTATTGTGCTGGCGGCAAAGGTCTATGGCACCTTCAATATTGCCATTCACCACCATGTCGCGGATTTTATTCATGAAGTTCTGCTCCATTTCTCCGGCCTTTTTGATGGTGAGATACCGCTCTATAAAAATATAGACGGCAGCAATAGCCAGGATGAAGATCGGGATCATCAGCCAGCCGCCTTTCAGCAGCAATTCAAAAAGAGGTAAGGTTTCTTCGCCACTCTGGCCGATTGCAGAAGTGTCTATCTGCAGGATAAGTTTGTAGATCATTCTAGTTTATTAGTATCCAGGCGCTGGAATTTTCCTTTTGCCTGATAATGCTCAGGAGGCTGTCTGCTTCTTTGGCCTTGCTGGTTTTTGTTATAGAAACTCTGAAATGCCCGAAGTCAGTATTAATAATGCCGGGCGTATAACCTTTACGCTCCAGCGACCGTACCAATTTTTCAGCATTTCGCTGGCGGGAAAAGGAACCTCCAATAATATAATACACGTCTTCTTCCAATACGGGTGCGGTTTCAGTCAATAGATCCGGTTCATCAACCAAAGGATCTGAATTTTCCAAACCTGTCATCTGTGGTTCATCAGAAAGGGTCTCATCATTCACGATCCTATTGTCTGGCTGTGGTTCGGGGGCGTCTGAAATTATTGGGCGGCTTTCTTCCGTACTTGGTTGTTCATCTTGAATGGCGCCTTCGGTATCATTCGTTCTTCCGGTAAAAAATCCGCTTAGGTTTTCCTGAATGTCAGGTTTTGTGAAAATGAGATAGCCGCCAACCAATAAAAAAAAACCAATAAAAATAATGGCTGCCGCCATGGCCCAACCCCATTTGCGCTTGCGATCCCCCGTGGGGGCTTCTATCGTTGCTGCATTTTGCAGGTGCTGGCTTATATCGGTCTTTTGTCGTTCTACGGGAATGGCCTCCACTTCTTCCATTCCAAAAGAATCCAGCAAAAGATTTGGCGCTTTGGGATCCGGCAAAAAATAGATGTTCCCTTCGTCATTCAGCGTGCAGGTTCCTATTTCCTGCAGATATACCTTTCCTTCGTTTTGAAGCATTTCCCTCCATCCTGCCACTTGCTTTGATACCTGCTCCTCTGCTTCTGCGTAAGTGTATCCGTTTATTTTGGCAATGTGGTTAATCAACAATCCATCGCTTGCCTGAAGCGCTTCATTGAAGGCAATTTTTTTGGATGGAGCAGTGATAACCTGGCGGGTTTTTATAAGCCGGGCAGGTTGATAGTGGGTTAAAAACCCGCCCAAACCTGGCACTACTACGCAGTTATTTTCCTGTAAAAGGAACCTGATATGATTCTCAAGATGCACTATTGAGGCGATTTTTGGCAAAGATTAAAAATTTTAACTGAAAGGTTCTACAGAAGTTTTGCGCAAGCTGTGGAGAGGGCAAAATGAAGGAACCTGAAGAAAAATGTTGGGATCAGCAATTTAAGGTTGTGAATCTGCCAAAGATAGCAGTAAATATACATAGGTGTTTTTTTCAAAAAAATAATGCACAAAATGCCAAACTACGTGTTTATAAGTAACAAACACGAATTTTCCTTAGTCACTCATTAAAACAGTTAGAACAATGGCAAAGCACAATTTTGATCGTACACAGGGATGGTCAGGCAAGGAAGCCAATGATCGTTCTAAGAAGCAGTTTGGACCAAAGCGCGATGAGCGTATATATGATAGCTTTGAAGGAAGCAGCATGAAACACGGAGAAGAGAATGATAAGCATCCCTCTATTGCCCCCGGAAAATACGGCAGGCAGGAATATGGCACGAATAACTTGCCCGTCAATGCACGAAAAGACAGCGAGAGTGATGGCGCACGCTATCACTGGGGTGATGCTTCCTCTCCCGTGGAGAACCATGGCCGGCCCGACCGGTATGGAAACTCGTCAGAAATGCAAAAGCCCCATGAACAAAGTGGTTCCGCAGAATCCGAAGGAGACCGTGATCGCGGAATTTCTGAAAAAGGGGAGGATCGTAGTGAACCTGATGAACGATTCCAGCGGCCTGCCGACAATTATGAGCGTTACGAAGGCTGGCCGGTAAACCAGGGAGGCTATTCGGAGCAGGATTTCTGGCAGAATGAGCCGCCCAGGAATAGCTGGCAAAAGCAGGAAGATCAGGAGGGCAGCCAGGAGCGATACTACGAAGGGCAGCCGCAAACCGGGAGGTCTATGGGCCATACGCATCAGGACTACAGCCAGAACTGGAATCAGAACCGGGAAAATTATCCTTCCAGTGCTGAGCGCCAATACCCGCAGTATGAGAAGCATCGCGAATCGGAAATAAACACGGGCCAGGAAGAAAGCGCATCCAAGCCCGGAAATATTCCGGTTGATGAAAAGAAAGCGAAAGACGACAGGAGAAGCAGGAAT
Coding sequences:
- a CDS encoding 1,4-dihydroxy-2-naphthoate polyprenyltransferase, with translation MMIRSWIEAFRPHTLPLAVGGIALGNFMGAANGAFNGWVCALSLLTAIFLQILSNLANDYGDFMHGADNADRQGPQRAVQTGLISPAAMKAAILVLALLSLVSGVILLWISASRIGWMSAGIMLALGIAAIIAAVTYTAGDKPYGYAGLGDISVFLFFGMLAVPGSIFLQKGSLSAVDFLPAAAYGLLSTAVLNVNNMRDIETDRIAGKHTIPVRIGRDAAKSYHFLLVGGACFALIVYSVLMAEHWVNWSYLPVFLLFGIHILGIMKTNRPAEFNPYLKQLALITFALSMVFGVCLLF
- a CDS encoding o-succinylbenzoate synthase, with the translated sequence MKASFTKYTLRFKQAAGTSKGVLNDKVSYFIFLEENGITGIGEASLIPGISPDDPGIMPGKLAEVCQHINSGISPLEVDDLNTFPSIRFALETARLDLKHGGMRQLFSSEFARGEQQLPINGLIWMAEPDKMLQQIQDRISEGFRVIKMKIGSLDFEQELKLLKQVRKEFSADEIEIRLDANGAFQKEDALSKLKELSEFKIHSIEQPIRQGQWQSMAKLCSASPIPIALDEELTGIIGSGMKQKLLQAIQPSYIILKLSLTGGFIAAREWIKAAEKENIGWWITSALESNIGLNAIAQFAAANDVTIPQGLGTGKLFVNNISSPLEIKNGFLYLNPEGSWDLSPVLSSEFREKQ
- a CDS encoding mechanosensitive ion channel, which codes for MGANDAYELVTDKLYNWLETLIAMLPNLLLAVLIMVTFVFVAKLVRKLFVRLLGKVSQNESINQLVGTILYIAVMILGLFIALGILNLDKTVTSLLAGAGIIGLALGFAFQDIAANFMSGILMALRKPIRIGDVIESKEFFGTVQSISLRSTEVMTPQGQMILIPNKEVFQNAIINYSKLGKRRIDLEIGVSYGEDLEKVKQVTIEAISKLEEVDKDRAVEVMYTGFGDSSINFDARYWISFTRQVDYRSALSNGIMAVKKAYNENDITIPFPIRTLDFGIKGGEKLNEILDATELSKQRNGRQISEGTAKGGKD
- a CDS encoding GDP-L-fucose synthase, which translates into the protein MEKSARIYVAGHRGMVGSAIVRLLNRKGYLNIITRTSAELDLRNQAATETFFEIEKPEYIFLAAAKVGGIMANNNYKADFIYDNIQLQNNIIHQSHQNGVKKLLFLGSSCIYPKFAEQPMKEDYLLTGKLEPTNEAYAIAKIAGIKMCQAYHDQYGSNFISVMPTNLYGPNDNYDLQNSHVLPALIRKFHEAKLANHREVEIWGTGSPKREFLHVDDLAAACLFLMEKYNEPEIVNIGTGKDISIKELALLVKDIVCFEGELKFDTSKPDGTPRKLLDVSKLTKMGFEAQISLRDGITRVYEDFKAQYADYAIN
- the gmd gene encoding GDP-mannose 4,6-dehydratase, which gives rise to MSKSKVALITGVTGQDGAYLAELLLNKGYEVHGIKRRSSLFNTERIDHLYQDPHEKSVRFKLHYGDLTDSTNLIRIVQEVRPDEIYNLAAMSHVHVSFETPEYTANADAVGTLRLLEAVRMLGLSDKTKFYQASTSELYGKVREIPQTENTPFYPRSPYAVAKLYAYWIVVNYREAYGMFAANGILFNHESPIRGETFVTRKITRAAARIALGLQETVFLGNLSAKRDWGHAKDYVEAMWLMLQQEEAEDFVIATGKTTSVRDFVAMTFGELGFTIEFSGEGVAEKGYVSDVDTERLEHLGLTDTELKRGMEVVSIDPRYFRPTEVELLIGDATKANEKLGWKPKYELKALVKEMVHADLEVMKREKYLEKGGYQTLNYFE
- a CDS encoding energy transducer TonB; amino-acid sequence: MQTSRNSIVTEEEQQLEKKNKRTSAIITAAFYASLLILFLFIGLTTPLPLPAEQGYLVQFGNESMGDNPVPDDAPAVSESQEIEDEQVQPEQASQQPVEDAVPEPIEDIVTQDVEDAPVIKPEEKKPEEKQPNEVTKEVIKPSDNPEETTSESDKQVDEQPKKPPRESNPAFEFPGQKSGEGGSGNRPDKPGDPDGSKESDQKGASGSSELGGEGINFSLTGRKMVKAPKINDETQVRGIVAVEIKVDKQGNVLSAKAILRGSTTTDTRLWQLAEKAAKETRFSPGSSTTPEEQFGTMHFNFQLR
- a CDS encoding biopolymer transporter ExbD, which codes for MAIKKRSRVRAEFSMASLTDIIFLLLIFFMLTSSFVTPNALKLLLPKATGTTMTPQNVTVNITPDLEYIIDNEKVPLESLKNKMRQDLAAIPAPAEPAIVVNADKSVPIDYVVKVMVMANELNAKVILATEPE
- a CDS encoding MotA/TolQ/ExbB proton channel family protein, translated to MIYKLILQIDTSAIGQSGEETLPLFELLLKGGWLMIPIFILAIAAVYIFIERYLTIKKAGEMEQNFMNKIRDMVVNGNIEGAIDLCRQHNTPSSRMIMKGLTRIGNPLKDIAASIENAANLEVFKLEKNLATLATISGAAPMIGFLGTVTGMIRAFYNLANAGNNIDPGMLAGGIYEALITTATGLAVGIIAYIGYNLLTAMIEKVVFRMEGVTVEFIDILHEPA
- a CDS encoding SPOR domain-containing protein; protein product: MPKIASIVHLENHIRFLLQENNCVVVPGLGGFLTHYQPARLIKTRQVITAPSKKIAFNEALQASDGLLINHIAKINGYTYAEAEEQVSKQVAGWREMLQNEGKVYLQEIGTCTLNDEGNIYFLPDPKAPNLLLDSFGMEEVEAIPVERQKTDISQHLQNAATIEAPTGDRKRKWGWAMAAAIIFIGFFLLVGGYLIFTKPDIQENLSGFFTGRTNDTEGAIQDEQPSTEESRPIISDAPEPQPDNRIVNDETLSDEPQMTGLENSDPLVDEPDLLTETAPVLEEDVYYIIGGSFSRQRNAEKLVRSLERKGYTPGIINTDFGHFRVSITKTSKAKEADSLLSIIRQKENSSAWILIN